In a single window of the Candidatus Binataceae bacterium genome:
- a CDS encoding TIGR00730 family Rossman fold protein, translating into MAIQRVCVYCASSRQCDPVYHQAAAELGRELAAHHVTIVYGGGAAGSMGHLANAALDAGGHVVGILPRFMYDLEWGHQRLSELRLVNDLHERKRAMIAEVDAVIALPGGCGTLEELFEAITWKRLGLYAGPIVLVNTRGFFDDCVKLLQACIEQRFMDPRHAQMWSVVNQPAEVLAAIESAPPWFHRNRAFAAL; encoded by the coding sequence ATGGCAATCCAAAGAGTTTGCGTCTATTGCGCTTCCAGCCGGCAATGTGATCCGGTCTACCATCAAGCTGCCGCCGAGCTGGGTCGGGAGCTGGCCGCCCATCACGTGACGATCGTTTACGGCGGTGGCGCGGCCGGCTCGATGGGCCATCTAGCCAACGCTGCCCTAGACGCGGGCGGTCACGTGGTGGGCATCTTGCCCCGCTTCATGTACGACCTTGAATGGGGCCATCAACGGCTCTCGGAACTGCGGCTGGTCAACGACCTTCACGAGCGCAAGCGCGCCATGATAGCCGAGGTCGATGCGGTCATCGCGCTGCCCGGCGGCTGTGGCACCCTTGAAGAATTATTCGAGGCTATCACCTGGAAACGGCTGGGGCTGTACGCCGGGCCGATTGTGCTGGTGAATACTCGAGGCTTTTTCGACGATTGCGTCAAACTGCTTCAGGCTTGCATCGAGCAACGCTTCATGGACCCCCGTCACGCGCAAATGTGGAGCGTGGTGAACCAGCCGGCTGAGGTCTTGGCAGCGATCGAATCGGCCCCACCCTGGTTTCATCGCAATCGTGCCTTTGCCGCGCTTTAA